A single Klebsiella variicola DNA region contains:
- the fimA gene encoding type 1 fimbrial major subunit FimA translates to MKIKTLAMVVVSALSLSSAAALADTTTVNGGTVHFKGEVVNAACAVDAGSIDQTVQLGQVRSAKLATAGSTSSSVGFNIQLDDCDTTVATKASVAFSGTAIDSSNTTVLALQNSAAGGATNVGVQILDSTGTPLALDGATFSAATTLNDGTNIIPFQARYYATGAATAGTANADATFKVQYE, encoded by the coding sequence ATGAAAATCAAAACACTGGCAATGGTTGTTGTGTCAGCCCTGTCTCTGAGCTCCGCGGCGGCGCTGGCCGATACCACCACGGTCAACGGCGGGACAGTGCATTTTAAAGGGGAAGTCGTCAATGCGGCCTGTGCGGTAGATGCCGGCTCTATCGATCAAACCGTCCAGTTAGGACAGGTGCGTTCCGCGAAACTTGCCACCGCAGGTAGCACCAGCTCCTCCGTCGGTTTCAACATTCAGCTGGATGACTGCGACACCACAGTGGCGACCAAAGCTTCTGTCGCTTTCTCCGGTACCGCTATCGACAGCAGCAACACCACCGTTCTGGCACTGCAAAACTCTGCCGCCGGCGGCGCAACCAACGTTGGCGTGCAGATCCTCGACAGCACCGGCACGCCGCTGGCGCTGGACGGGGCCACCTTCAGTGCCGCGACCACGCTGAATGACGGCACCAACATCATCCCGTTCCAGGCGCGTTACTACGCGACCGGCGCAGCGACCGCCGGTACGGCGAACGCGGATGCCACGTTCAAAGTGCAATACGAGTAA
- a CDS encoding fimbrial protein, with product MGWLLAGLLTASASLRAADVTLTVNGKVVARPCTVSTVNATVELGDLYTFSLIGAGSASAWHSVALDLSNCPVGTSRVKATFSGTADSTGYYKNQGTAGNIQLELQSEDGTTLNNGSSQSVQVDEASQSARFPLQVRALSVNGGATQGTIQAVINVTYTYA from the coding sequence GTGGGCTGGCTGCTGGCCGGCCTGTTAACCGCGAGCGCTTCCCTGCGGGCGGCCGACGTCACCCTCACCGTCAACGGGAAGGTGGTGGCCAGACCCTGCACGGTTTCCACCGTCAATGCCACCGTCGAGCTGGGCGATCTCTATACCTTTAGCCTGATCGGCGCGGGCTCGGCATCGGCCTGGCACAGCGTGGCGCTGGATCTCAGTAACTGCCCCGTGGGTACTTCACGGGTGAAGGCCACCTTCAGCGGGACGGCGGACAGCACCGGCTATTACAAAAACCAGGGAACGGCGGGCAATATTCAGCTCGAACTGCAGAGCGAGGACGGCACCACGCTGAACAATGGCAGCAGCCAGTCGGTACAGGTGGATGAGGCCAGCCAGTCCGCTCGCTTCCCGCTGCAGGTTAGAGCCCTGTCCGTCAACGGCGGCGCCACGCAAGGCACCATTCAGGCGGTGATTAACGTCACCTATACCTACGCCTGA
- a CDS encoding fimbrial protein, giving the protein MQGMKSGLLLLLPPLALAGNQWNVTLPGGSMRFQGLIMASSCRVEAGDRQMTVNLGQISSNRFHDVGEDSNPIPFAIHLQDCSTAVSQHVGVAFHGVADGKNPDVLSVGEGPGIASGIGIALFDSQGQQLPLNRPPDRWVPLYRGPTTLNFVAKYRATGRQVTGGAANAQAWFSLTYQ; this is encoded by the coding sequence ATGCAGGGAATGAAATCAGGTCTGCTGCTGCTACTACCCCCGCTGGCCCTGGCCGGTAATCAGTGGAACGTCACGCTGCCTGGGGGCAGCATGCGTTTTCAGGGCCTGATTATGGCGAGTTCCTGCCGCGTCGAAGCGGGCGATCGGCAGATGACGGTCAATCTGGGGCAGATCAGCAGTAACCGATTTCATGATGTCGGGGAAGACAGTAACCCGATCCCTTTCGCGATTCATTTACAGGATTGCAGTACCGCAGTCAGCCAGCATGTGGGGGTGGCATTTCACGGCGTGGCTGATGGTAAAAATCCCGATGTGCTCTCGGTGGGCGAAGGCCCGGGGATCGCCAGCGGGATTGGCATTGCGCTGTTCGACAGTCAGGGCCAGCAGCTGCCGCTCAATCGTCCGCCCGACCGCTGGGTGCCGCTCTACCGCGGACCGACGACGCTCAATTTTGTCGCCAAATATCGGGCGACCGGACGCCAGGTCACCGGCGGCGCGGCCAACGCCCAGGCCTGGTTCTCATTGACCTATCAGTAA
- a CDS encoding fimbrial protein produces MKKLQYLLGALLTLVTPFAFAADSTITISGYVRDNACAVAGESKDFTVDFQDNAAKQFYAVGATTPPVPFRIVLSPCGTSVTAVKVGFTGVADSVNTSLLKLDAGASAAAGMGVEILDQQQSRLPVNAPSSAMSWTTLTPGQTNILNFYARLMATQVPVTAGHVNATATFTLEFQ; encoded by the coding sequence ATGAAAAAACTGCAGTATCTGCTGGGCGCCCTGCTCACCCTGGTGACGCCGTTTGCCTTCGCTGCCGATAGCACGATCACCATCAGCGGCTATGTGCGCGACAACGCCTGCGCAGTGGCCGGCGAGTCGAAGGATTTCACCGTCGATTTTCAGGACAACGCCGCGAAGCAGTTTTATGCCGTCGGGGCGACGACGCCGCCGGTGCCGTTCCGCATCGTGCTGTCGCCCTGTGGCACTTCCGTCACCGCGGTGAAGGTCGGTTTCACCGGCGTGGCGGACAGCGTCAACACCAGCCTGTTAAAACTCGATGCCGGCGCCTCGGCGGCGGCGGGAATGGGGGTGGAAATTCTCGATCAGCAGCAGTCCCGGCTGCCGGTCAATGCGCCGTCGTCAGCCATGTCCTGGACCACGCTGACGCCGGGCCAGACCAACATTCTCAACTTTTACGCCCGTCTGATGGCCACTCAGGTGCCCGTCACCGCCGGGCATGTCAATGCGACAGCGACATTCACGCTGGAATTTCAGTAA
- a CDS encoding fimbria/pilus periplasmic chaperone yields the protein MRKMATTTRGILAGCLLFVAGALSASAQAGVALGATRVIYPAGQKQVQLAVTNNDDNSTWLIQSWVENADGQRDGRFVITPPLFAMQGKKENTLRIIDATNNQLPQDRESLFWMNVKAIPSMDKSKLSDNTLQLAIISRIKLYYRPGKLALPPDQAAEKLTFSRSGSSLTLTNPTPYYLTVTELNAGTRILENALVPPMGKTSVKLPADAGSTITYRTINDYGALTPKMNGVLR from the coding sequence GTGAGAAAAATGGCAACGACGACACGCGGCATACTGGCGGGATGTTTACTTTTCGTCGCCGGTGCGTTGAGCGCCAGCGCGCAGGCGGGCGTCGCGCTGGGCGCGACCCGGGTTATCTACCCGGCGGGACAGAAGCAGGTCCAGCTCGCGGTGACCAATAATGACGACAACAGCACCTGGCTTATTCAGTCATGGGTGGAAAATGCCGATGGTCAGCGAGACGGCCGGTTTGTCATCACTCCCCCGCTGTTTGCCATGCAGGGCAAAAAAGAGAACACCCTGCGCATTATCGACGCCACCAATAACCAGCTGCCGCAGGATCGGGAAAGCCTGTTCTGGATGAACGTGAAGGCGATCCCCTCGATGGATAAATCCAAGCTCAGCGACAATACCCTGCAGCTGGCGATTATCAGCCGCATCAAGCTCTACTACCGTCCGGGAAAACTGGCCCTGCCCCCGGATCAGGCAGCGGAAAAGCTGACCTTTAGCCGCAGCGGATCCTCGCTGACGCTGACGAACCCCACCCCTTATTACCTGACGGTGACCGAACTGAACGCCGGGACGCGCATTCTGGAAAACGCCCTCGTGCCGCCGATGGGCAAAACCAGCGTCAAGCTGCCCGCGGATGCCGGGAGCACCATCACCTATCGCACGATTAACGATTACGGCGCGCTGACGCCGAAAATGAATGGCGTACTGCGTTAA
- a CDS encoding cyclic diguanylate phosphodiesterase has protein sequence MMTDYILSPCSLAARGLSQLMVNAAKRPVELPVEGVSLRELTAVTRIVVFLPDDPLWMLTTLRQAARLLDQALQPLPMLILSRSPAIWLWQTLLYQVSHPDRLRNVHTAPADLSCTELADRLENAPRLERLASEAALLHDKRAAGLSHAEFKVILALLQGQTIGEQARRLRLSQKTLYTQRLAGVKKLVEYHPHLAPRFPRTLLPRSSASSLSAFEQEWVQAIHDRQVFPVFQPIVDSRSQLQGVEILIRWRHRGQVLHPQAFLPQFRADYAWLLLTAFVLQEAVQNINEHPGTFYFSVNIPSSLAASDSLLRMVEAARQQLRQPEGVERLVLEYAETIDFRRQSRSTAQVEELQRAGVRVMLDDCFSQGSVIFPARRLHFNAYKLDMSIVNDAQHDQKALALIKSLAYYCQLSGSRCVAEGVDSLAKFTQLKSLGIDRFQGYLFSPPMRREHLPDLIRRFSHQRDPADR, from the coding sequence ATGATGACCGACTATATCCTCTCACCCTGCTCGCTGGCCGCCCGCGGGTTGAGCCAGCTGATGGTGAACGCCGCGAAGCGGCCCGTTGAGCTGCCGGTCGAGGGCGTGTCCCTGCGGGAGCTGACCGCCGTGACGCGGATCGTGGTGTTTCTCCCTGACGATCCCCTGTGGATGCTCACCACGCTGCGCCAGGCGGCAAGGCTGCTCGACCAGGCCTTGCAGCCGTTACCGATGTTGATTCTGAGCCGCAGCCCGGCCATCTGGCTGTGGCAAACGCTGCTTTATCAGGTGAGCCATCCGGATCGTCTGCGCAACGTCCATACCGCCCCCGCCGATCTGTCCTGCACGGAGCTGGCCGATCGGCTGGAGAACGCACCGCGACTTGAGCGGCTTGCCAGTGAAGCCGCCCTGCTCCACGACAAACGAGCCGCCGGATTGAGCCATGCCGAGTTCAAAGTGATCCTCGCCCTGCTGCAAGGGCAGACGATAGGCGAGCAGGCCCGGCGTCTCCGATTGAGCCAGAAAACGCTCTACACCCAGCGGCTGGCCGGGGTGAAAAAGCTGGTGGAATATCACCCGCATCTGGCCCCCCGCTTTCCGCGTACGCTGCTACCGCGCTCATCCGCCAGCTCACTGTCGGCGTTTGAACAGGAATGGGTACAAGCGATCCACGATCGCCAGGTCTTCCCGGTTTTTCAACCTATCGTCGATAGTCGCTCACAGCTACAGGGGGTGGAGATCCTGATCCGCTGGCGCCACCGCGGCCAGGTTCTCCATCCGCAGGCTTTTTTGCCGCAGTTCCGCGCCGACTACGCCTGGCTGCTGCTCACGGCCTTTGTCCTGCAGGAGGCCGTGCAGAATATTAATGAGCATCCGGGTACTTTCTATTTTTCGGTCAATATTCCTTCCTCGCTCGCCGCCAGCGATAGCCTGCTGCGGATGGTGGAAGCCGCTCGCCAGCAGCTCCGGCAGCCAGAGGGCGTGGAAAGGCTGGTGCTGGAATATGCTGAAACCATCGATTTTCGCCGTCAGAGCCGATCCACCGCCCAGGTGGAGGAACTGCAACGTGCTGGCGTGCGGGTGATGCTGGACGACTGCTTTTCTCAGGGGAGCGTCATCTTTCCGGCGCGTCGCCTGCACTTCAATGCCTATAAACTGGATATGAGTATCGTCAACGACGCTCAGCACGATCAGAAGGCGCTTGCGCTGATAAAAAGCCTGGCCTACTACTGCCAGTTGAGCGGCAGCCGCTGCGTGGCGGAAGGGGTGGATTCGCTGGCGAAGTTTACGCAGTTAAAATCGCTGGGTATTGACCGTTTCCAGGGCTATCTGTTTTCACCGCCGATGCGGCGCGAGCATCTCCCGGATCTGATCCGCCGCTTTTCCCATCAGCGCGATCCGGCGGATCGTTGA
- a CDS encoding fimbrial protein gives MKKIIPLFTTLLLLGWSMNAWSFACKTATGATIPIGGGSANVYVNLTPAVNVGQNLVVDLSTQIFCHNDYPETITDYVTLQRGSAYGGVLSSFSGTVKYNGTSYPFPTTTETARVVYDSRTDKPWPTVLYLTPVSTAGGVAITAGSLIAVLILHQTNNYNSDSFQFIWNIYANNDVVVPTGGCDVSARDVTVTLPDYPGSMAVPLTVHCAQSQQLGYYLSGTTADSANAIFTNTASASPAQGIGVQLTRNGSAVPANSTVSLGTVSTSPVNLGLTATYARTTGQVTAGNVQSIIGITFVYQ, from the coding sequence ATGAAAAAAATTATCCCCCTGTTCACCACCCTGCTGCTGTTGGGCTGGTCGATGAACGCCTGGTCCTTTGCCTGCAAAACGGCCACCGGGGCGACGATCCCCATCGGCGGCGGGTCAGCCAACGTCTACGTAAATCTGACACCGGCGGTTAACGTCGGGCAAAACCTGGTGGTCGACCTCTCCACGCAGATTTTTTGCCATAACGACTATCCGGAAACGATCACTGACTACGTCACCCTGCAGCGCGGATCCGCCTACGGCGGCGTGCTGTCGAGTTTCTCCGGCACCGTGAAATATAACGGCACCTCTTACCCCTTCCCGACCACCACGGAAACGGCGCGGGTGGTTTACGATTCACGGACCGATAAGCCCTGGCCCACCGTCCTGTATCTGACGCCGGTCAGCACCGCCGGTGGGGTGGCGATCACCGCAGGATCGTTAATCGCGGTGCTGATCCTGCATCAGACCAACAACTACAATAGCGACTCCTTCCAGTTCATCTGGAACATTTACGCCAACAACGACGTGGTGGTCCCCACCGGCGGCTGCGATGTCTCCGCCCGCGATGTCACCGTCACCCTCCCCGACTACCCGGGATCGATGGCCGTGCCGCTCACCGTGCACTGCGCGCAAAGCCAGCAGCTGGGGTATTACCTCTCCGGCACCACCGCGGATAGCGCCAACGCGATCTTCACCAATACCGCCTCCGCCTCACCGGCGCAGGGGATAGGCGTTCAGCTGACCCGCAACGGCAGCGCCGTGCCGGCGAACAGCACGGTCTCGCTGGGCACCGTCAGTACCTCGCCAGTTAATCTCGGTCTGACGGCAACCTATGCCCGGACCACAGGCCAGGTCACTGCCGGCAACGTGCAGTCGATCATCGGCATCACCTTTGTCTATCAATGA
- a CDS encoding fimbrial biogenesis usher protein — MSHRKYGLDHWGCRSARRLITPALTLWLCSQPFAARADLYFNPRFLADDPAAVADLSGFEKGQEVPPGTYRVDIYLNNGFMTTRDVTFQADAQGHGLSPCLTRGQLASMGVDTGRVPGMATLDSAACVPLTTLISEATTRFDVGQQRLYLTVPQAFMGTRARGYIPPELWDNGITAGLINYNFTGNNVHNTTGGSSRYAYLNLQSGLNVGAWRLRDNSTWSYSSGSGSASSSENRWQHVNSWLERDITPLRSRLTLGDSYTNGDVFDGINFRGAQLASDDNMLPDSQKGFAPVIHGIARGTAQVSIKQNGYEIYQSTVPPGPFTIDDLYAAGNGGDLQVTIKEADGSRQVFSVPWSTVPVLQREGHTRFALTAGEYRSGNSQQETPDFFQSTAMHGLPAGWTLYGGTQLADRYRAFNLGVGKNMGYFGALSLDITQANATLADDSEHQGQSVRFLYNKSLDETGTNLQLVGYRYSTRGYYNFADTTYRRMSGYSVETQDGVIQVKPKFTDYYNLAYSKRGKVQLSVTQQLGRTATLYLSGSHQTYWGTDDADEQLQAGLNAAVDDINWSLSYSLTKNAWQQGRDQMLAVNVNIPFSHWLRSDSRSVWRHASASYSLSHDLNGRMTNLAGLYGTLLEDNNLSYSVQTGYAGGGNGDSGSTGYTALNYRGGYGNANVGYSRSDGFKQLYYGVSGGVLAHANGITLSQPLNDTVVLVKAPGAGGVKVENQTGVRTDWRGYAVLPYATEYRENRIALDTNTLADNVDLDDAVVSVVPTHGAIVRANFNAQVGMKILMTLTHRGKPVPFGALATGDSNQSGSIVADNGQVYLSGMPLAGKVRVKWGDGPDAQCVADYRLPPESQQQALSQLSAACR, encoded by the coding sequence ATGTCACATCGAAAATATGGACTGGACCATTGGGGTTGCCGAAGCGCCCGGCGCCTGATTACGCCGGCGCTGACGCTGTGGCTCTGCTCACAGCCGTTTGCCGCGCGGGCGGACCTCTATTTTAACCCCCGCTTCTTAGCTGACGATCCGGCGGCGGTGGCTGACCTGTCGGGATTTGAAAAAGGCCAGGAGGTGCCGCCAGGCACCTATCGCGTCGATATTTATCTCAACAATGGTTTTATGACCACCCGGGACGTCACTTTCCAGGCCGACGCGCAGGGCCATGGCTTGTCGCCCTGTCTGACGCGCGGCCAGCTGGCGAGCATGGGCGTGGATACCGGTCGGGTGCCGGGCATGGCGACGCTGGACAGCGCAGCCTGCGTGCCGCTAACGACGCTTATCAGCGAAGCCACTACGCGCTTCGACGTCGGCCAACAGCGTCTGTATCTCACCGTGCCTCAGGCATTTATGGGCACCCGCGCGCGCGGCTATATTCCGCCGGAGCTGTGGGATAACGGTATCACCGCCGGGCTGATTAACTATAACTTCACGGGCAATAACGTCCATAACACCACGGGTGGCAGCAGCCGTTACGCCTATCTGAATCTGCAGAGCGGCCTGAACGTTGGCGCCTGGCGTCTGCGCGATAACAGCACGTGGAGCTACAGTAGCGGCAGCGGCAGCGCTTCCTCCAGTGAAAACCGCTGGCAGCACGTTAACAGCTGGCTTGAGCGGGACATCACGCCTCTGCGTTCGCGACTCACCCTCGGGGACAGCTATACCAACGGCGATGTCTTCGACGGGATCAACTTCCGCGGCGCCCAGCTGGCCTCGGACGACAATATGCTACCGGACAGCCAGAAAGGCTTCGCGCCGGTGATCCACGGGATCGCCCGCGGCACGGCGCAGGTGTCAATCAAACAAAACGGCTATGAAATCTACCAGAGCACAGTGCCGCCGGGGCCGTTTACCATCGACGATCTCTACGCCGCGGGCAATGGCGGCGATCTGCAGGTCACGATTAAAGAAGCGGATGGCTCCCGCCAGGTCTTCAGCGTGCCCTGGTCAACGGTGCCGGTGCTGCAGCGTGAAGGCCATACCCGCTTCGCCCTCACCGCCGGGGAGTACCGCAGCGGCAACAGCCAACAGGAAACGCCCGATTTTTTCCAGAGCACGGCCATGCATGGCCTGCCGGCCGGCTGGACCCTGTACGGCGGCACTCAGCTGGCGGACCGCTATCGCGCCTTTAACCTTGGGGTGGGGAAAAACATGGGCTATTTCGGCGCCCTGTCGCTGGATATCACCCAGGCCAACGCCACGCTGGCGGACGACAGCGAGCATCAGGGACAGTCGGTGCGTTTCCTCTATAACAAATCCCTGGATGAGACCGGGACTAACCTGCAGCTGGTGGGCTACCGCTACTCCACCCGCGGCTACTATAACTTTGCCGATACCACCTACCGCCGGATGAGCGGCTACAGTGTGGAAACTCAGGACGGCGTTATCCAGGTGAAACCCAAATTTACCGACTACTACAATCTGGCTTACAGCAAGCGCGGCAAGGTGCAACTGAGCGTGACCCAGCAGCTGGGGCGCACCGCCACCCTCTATCTCAGCGGCAGCCACCAGACCTACTGGGGCACCGACGATGCCGATGAGCAGCTGCAGGCCGGCCTCAACGCCGCCGTAGACGATATCAACTGGTCGCTAAGTTACAGCCTGACCAAAAACGCCTGGCAGCAAGGGCGCGATCAGATGCTGGCGGTCAACGTCAATATCCCCTTCAGCCACTGGCTGCGTTCCGATAGCCGCTCAGTCTGGCGGCACGCCAGCGCCAGCTACAGCCTGTCGCACGATCTCAATGGCCGCATGACTAACCTGGCGGGCCTGTACGGCACCCTGCTGGAAGACAACAACCTCAGCTATAGCGTGCAGACCGGCTATGCGGGCGGCGGCAACGGCGACAGCGGGAGCACAGGCTATACGGCGCTCAACTACCGCGGCGGCTACGGCAACGCCAACGTCGGCTACAGCCGCAGCGACGGCTTTAAACAGCTCTACTACGGGGTCAGCGGCGGCGTGCTGGCGCACGCCAACGGCATCACCCTGAGCCAGCCGTTGAACGATACCGTGGTGCTGGTGAAAGCCCCCGGCGCCGGCGGCGTGAAGGTGGAAAACCAGACCGGGGTACGCACCGACTGGCGCGGGTATGCCGTCCTGCCCTATGCCACCGAGTATCGCGAAAACCGGATCGCGCTGGACACCAACACCCTGGCAGACAATGTCGACCTTGATGATGCAGTGGTCAGCGTGGTGCCGACCCATGGGGCGATCGTCCGCGCCAACTTTAACGCGCAGGTGGGAATGAAGATCCTGATGACGCTGACCCATCGCGGCAAACCGGTGCCGTTTGGCGCCCTCGCCACCGGCGACAGCAACCAGAGCGGCAGCATCGTCGCGGATAACGGCCAGGTCTACCTGAGCGGGATGCCGCTGGCGGGCAAGGTGCGAGTGAAATGGGGCGATGGCCCGGACGCTCAGTGCGTGGCCGATTATCGTCTGCCGCCGGAGAGTCAGCAGCAGGCGCTCAGCCAGCTGTCGGCCGCGTGCCGCTAA